In Deltaproteobacteria bacterium, one DNA window encodes the following:
- a CDS encoding TIGR00159 family protein — translation MLEFLANITIVDVIDIVLVAVVFYRILILIKGTRAVQIITGLALLFFIFLVSKQFGLLTFQWLVGNFLAYIIVIMVIIFQTEIRAGLARVGRYRFFRSTSMVKKEILNEVIDFVE, via the coding sequence ATGTTAGAATTCCTGGCGAACATAACGATCGTTGACGTTATCGACATAGTCCTCGTCGCCGTGGTCTTTTACCGGATACTGATACTTATCAAGGGAACCCGGGCCGTTCAGATCATCACGGGCCTTGCCCTCCTGTTCTTTATCTTCCTCGTATCGAAGCAGTTCGGGCTTCTCACCTTCCAGTGGCTCGTGGGTAATTTCCTGGCCTACATCATCGTTATCATGGTGATAATCTTCCAGACCGAGATCAGGGCCGGTCTTGCCCGGGTCGGCAGGTACCGGTTCTTCCGATCCACCAGCATGGTTAAAAAGGAGATCTTAAACGAGGTGATCGACTTTGTCGAGTT